A stretch of Brassica napus cultivar Da-Ae chromosome C6, Da-Ae, whole genome shotgun sequence DNA encodes these proteins:
- the LOC125588615 gene encoding glutathione S-transferase T3-like → MDSSNPFTQSSGFLDLLSSQQCDPVSQSIALGSSEVPLFSSQWTNAPTQAEETTEDRRGKRNWSQKEDVVLISAWLNTSKDPVTGNEQKAGSFWKRVGAYFNASPHLVGMPDREVGNCKQRWSNISDQVSKFVGSLRAATSQQSSGQNDNDVMKLANEIYHHDYGAKFTLEHCWRELKNEQKWLATFGTDNSKSKRRKGEAGSQASV, encoded by the coding sequence ATGGATTCTTCAAATCCATTTACTCAGTCTTCAGGTTTTCTGGATCTGTTAAGTAGCCAACAGTGTGATCCTGTCTCACAAAGCATAGCTCTTGGATCTTCAGAAGTTCCTCTTTTTAGTTCCCAGTGGACTAATGCTCCAACTCAAGCTGAAGAGACAACTGAAGACAGAAGAGGCAAAAGGAATTGGTCACAAAAGGAAGATGTGGTGCTCATAAGTGCTTGGCTTAACACAAGCAAAGATCCGGTCACAGGGAATGAGCAAAAGGCTGGCTCCTTTTGGAAAAGAGTTGGAGCTTACTTCAATGCAAGTCCTCATCTTGTTGGTATGCCAGATAGAGAGGTTGGTAACTGTAAGCAAAGGTGGTCCAATATCAGCGACCAAGTCTCCAAGTTTGTTGGCTCGTTACGTGCTGCAACAAGTCAGCAGTCAAGTGGGCAGAATGATAATGATGTAATGAAGCTTGCTAATGAAATCTATCACCATGATTATGGTGCCAAGTTCACACTTGAGCATTGTTGGAGAGAGCTCAAAAATGAACAGAAATGGCTGGCAACTTTTGGGACAGATAACAGCAAGTCAAAAAGAAGGAAGGGTGAAGCTGGTTCTCAAGCTTCTGTCTAG
- the LOC106357093 gene encoding peroxidase 11-like, with product MKLLVIFIVHAICIPCFSFDVPGKDLPLTLDYYKSTCPTVFDVVKKEMECMVKEDPRNAAILIRLHFHDCFVQGCDGSVLLDETETFQGEKKASPNINSLKGYKIVDRIKNIIESECPVVVSCADLLTISARDATMLVGGPYWDVPVGRKDSKTAGYEFATSNIPTPEEGLISIISKFHNQGLSVEDMVALSGAHTIGKAQCRNFRSRIYGDFHLTSALNPVSETYLASLREICPASSGEGGSNVTAMDNVTPDLFDNSIYHTLMRGEGLLNSDQEMYTSMFGIQTRRIVSKYGGSGGFNFFEQFSKSMVKMGNILNSESFVDGEVRRSCRFVNT from the exons ATGAAACTCCTTGTGATATTTATCGTTCATGCCATCTGTATCCCATGCTTTTCCTTTGACGTACCAGGAAAGGATCTTCCCTTAACCCTAGATTATTACAAGTCTACTTGCCCAACCGTATTTGACGTAGTCAAGAAAGAAATGGAATGCATGGTGAAGGAAGATCCAAGGAATGCAGCCATACTTATCCGTTTACACTTCCACGACTGCTTTGTCCAA GGATGCGATGGATCGGTGTTACTAGATGAAACAGAGACATTTCAGGGAGAGAAGAAAGCCTCTCCCAACATAAACTCACTGAAAGGATACAAAATCGTAGACAGAATCAAGAACATAATTGAATCCGAATGTCCTGTAGTCGTTTCTTGCGCTGATCTTCTTACAATTTCTGCTAGAGATGCTACAATGCTG GTTGGTGGGCCTTACTGGGACGTTCCTGTGGGAAGAAAAGATTCAAAGACAGCAGGCTACGAGTTTGCCACATCGAACATTCCAACTCCCGAAGAGGGTCTGATCAGCATCATCTCTAAATTCCATAATCAGGGTCTCTCTGTTGAAGACATGGTCGCTCTTTCTG GAGCCCACACGATCGGGAAGGCACAGTGTCGGAACTTCCGATCCCGTATATATGGAGATTTTCATTTGACGTCAGCGCTAAATCCTGTGTCGGAGACGTACCTAGCGAGCCTCAGAGAGATATGTCCTGCGAGCAGCGGAGAAGGTGGCAGCAACGTGACGGCGATGGACAATGTGACGCCGGATCTCTTTGACAACTCGATCTACCACACGCTGATGAGAGGAGAAGGGTTGCTGAATTCTGACCAAGAGATGTACACGAGCATGTTCGGGATACAGACACGGCGGATAGTGAGCAAGTACGGAGGATCAGGTGGCTTTAATTTCTTTGAGCAATTCTCCAAGTCGATGGTGAAGATGGGGAACATTTTGAATTCTGAGAGTTTCGTTGATGGAGAAGTTCGAAGAAGTTGCAGATTCGTTAATACATGA